From one Magnetofaba australis IT-1 genomic stretch:
- a CDS encoding tetratricopeptide repeat protein, translating to MSRHFKRSAKKAKDKQSRNQEGAPSNKQTRARAAALAQGVMLHREGDLAQAEPFYEHVLSEEPQHPEANHLMGLLKYQTDRIEQAVGHLRAAVEAKPELAGYRMNYGRALSKNGELEAALAQYEEAARLEPSLPEARLQQALTLYDMDRHADAIERFDAILAAAPNDPDALDGKGMALAHLGRFDDAIDCFRLAAETQPGDIDAQLHLASALREAERFEEALRAYDTALAINDQLPLAHHRRGVCLQALGRHEEAQQARARGEELDRAQAPEGVSNAWDDVPNPSAPGSEA from the coding sequence ATGTCCAGACATTTCAAACGCAGCGCCAAAAAGGCCAAAGACAAGCAGTCCCGCAATCAGGAAGGCGCGCCCAGCAACAAGCAGACCCGCGCCCGCGCCGCCGCGCTGGCGCAAGGGGTGATGCTGCACCGGGAGGGGGATCTGGCCCAGGCCGAGCCGTTCTATGAACATGTGCTCAGTGAAGAGCCGCAGCACCCGGAGGCCAACCACCTGATGGGGCTGCTCAAGTACCAGACCGACCGCATCGAGCAAGCGGTGGGGCATCTGCGCGCGGCGGTGGAGGCCAAGCCGGAGCTGGCGGGCTACCGTATGAACTATGGCCGCGCGTTGAGCAAAAACGGCGAATTGGAGGCGGCGCTGGCGCAGTATGAGGAGGCCGCGCGCCTGGAGCCCAGCCTCCCCGAAGCGCGCCTACAGCAGGCCCTGACTCTCTACGACATGGATCGCCACGCCGACGCCATTGAGCGTTTCGACGCCATTCTGGCCGCCGCCCCCAATGATCCTGATGCGCTGGATGGCAAGGGCATGGCCTTGGCCCACCTGGGCCGCTTTGACGACGCCATCGACTGCTTCCGCCTCGCCGCTGAAACCCAACCCGGGGACATCGATGCGCAACTGCATCTGGCCAGCGCCCTGCGTGAAGCCGAGCGATTTGAAGAGGCCCTGAGGGCGTATGATACGGCGCTGGCCATCAACGACCAGTTGCCGCTGGCGCACCATCGACGCGGCGTCTGTTTGCAGGCGTTGGGACGACATGAGGAGGCGCAGCAGGCGCGCGCCCGCGGCGAGGAACTGGATCGCGCCCAGGCCCCGGAAGGGGTCTCCAACGCCTGGGATGACGTCCCCAACCCCAGCGCGCCAGGGTCAGAAGCGTAA
- a CDS encoding fumarylacetoacetate hydrolase family protein yields the protein MVYAHAWLDAPQQPAPPAPGKAVCIGRNYAAHIEELGNERPSEPVLFMKPRESFVTMRDPIALPQGVGECQHEIELALLIGAPLAKATPEQARAAVIGYGLALDLTLREVQSKLKDKGLPWERAKAFDGACPLAPFIPADRVAAPEALKFSLQINGQTRQEGDQALMLWGLWEALSAASQVFTLNPGDVFLTGSPAGVGPLNPGDQLTLSLGDIARFETRVTD from the coding sequence ATGGTTTATGCGCACGCTTGGTTGGACGCCCCGCAGCAACCCGCGCCGCCCGCGCCGGGCAAGGCGGTCTGTATTGGCCGCAACTACGCCGCGCACATTGAAGAGCTGGGCAATGAGCGGCCCAGCGAACCAGTGCTGTTTATGAAACCCCGCGAGAGCTTTGTGACCATGCGCGACCCCATCGCGCTGCCCCAAGGAGTGGGCGAGTGTCAGCATGAGATCGAACTGGCGCTATTGATCGGCGCGCCGCTCGCCAAAGCGACGCCAGAACAGGCGCGGGCGGCGGTGATCGGCTATGGCTTGGCGCTAGACCTGACCCTGCGCGAGGTGCAGTCCAAATTAAAAGACAAGGGGCTGCCGTGGGAGCGCGCCAAAGCGTTTGACGGCGCCTGTCCGCTGGCGCCGTTCATCCCGGCGGATCGGGTGGCGGCGCCGGAGGCGCTGAAATTCTCCCTGCAGATCAATGGTCAAACCCGGCAGGAGGGGGACCAGGCTCTGATGCTTTGGGGGCTCTGGGAGGCGCTGAGCGCGGCCTCGCAGGTGTTCACCCTCAATCCAGGCGATGTGTTCCTGACCGGCTCGCCCGCCGGTGTGGGGCCACTGAACCCTGGTGACCAGTTGACGCTGAGTCTGGGCGACATCGCCCGTTTTGAGACCCGTGTGACGGATTGA